The proteins below are encoded in one region of Triticum aestivum cultivar Chinese Spring chromosome 1B, IWGSC CS RefSeq v2.1, whole genome shotgun sequence:
- the LOC123129848 gene encoding uncharacterized protein, which yields MDGRGFKSGVEKQGRSKKPAVGVEQPGGPRKPAGAGAESADVAAVGGAAAAKAREDEVASIGEKRPIHLRAVTAHILPLISLLSRSAAAAAASPWMRRRDGFQARIPPPPPSSTSLVARLQRCSSFLPSMDELDGDAVQPDHGHDYATHKRREARAQRSAASAQERRGRQWWLRFTRERGDLPRKIAEKRNLLIFENRKFADIENTFIMRDEWL from the exons ATGGATGGCCGGGGCTTCAAATCGGGGGTAGAGAAGCAGG GGAGGTCCAAGAAGCCCGCGGTGGGGGTGGAGCAGCCAGGGGGGCCAAGAAAGCCGGCCGGGGCGGGCGCGGAGAGTGCTGATGTGGCGGCcgtgggcggggcggcggcggccaaggccAGGGAGGACGAGGTTGCATCCATCGGCGAGAAGCGGCCGATCCACCTGCGTGCCGTCACTGCTCACATCCTTCCCCTAATTTCTTTGCTTTCTCgatctgcagcagcagcagcagcgtctcCATGGATGCGGCGGCGTGACGGCTTCCAGGCACGGATCCCTCCTCCGCCTCCATCCTCCACCTCTCTGGTCGCCCGGTTGCAACG CTGCAGCTCCTTCCTACCTTCCATGGACGAGCTCGACGGAGACGCCGTCCAGCCCGACCATGGCCACGACTACGCCACGCACAAG AGGCGAGAGGCGAGGGCACAAAGGTCGGCGGCAAGTGCtcaggagagaagaggaaggcagTGGTGGCTGCGGTTTACACGAGAGCGAGGTGACCTGCCCAGAAAG ATTGCTGAGAAGCGCAACCTTTTGATCTTCGAGAACCGCAAGTTTGCTGACATTGAAAACACATTCATTATGCGAGACGAATG GCTCTAG